In a single window of the Candidatus Deferrimicrobiaceae bacterium genome:
- a CDS encoding class II fructose-bisphosphate aldolase has product MTYSADFEKALAVGRPPNIRKLFPNSRALLVSGKVIDRAMQARGKAITMACNARSTLVARGALMAAQRANCPVIIEIAKSEGGQKSYCPVSYWNMATFVDALCNEMGITVPVAIHADHYGIKDAKDLAAAMTEIPTMFEAGITSIAVDASHQPDDLNLLANIAVNPLIPSWAGLETEVGEIKGASGLSTPEEARFLIGGLNARGIHPDWIALNNGTSHGLEASDAGIQVDLTAKVHQAIAPYNVSGAQHGTSGNSSERLREIANRTSTTKANVATALQMVSWGLEVNDYGNAQLDANGNFIKVPGEGMTEELWAEMVAYANDKGWRKGDYKSLNLPFENKLLAQPAAIRERMAKRVADFAYGMMTNVFNAKDTAPLAIDAILKAGSHDLGPKGTRIEDPADWTDARIHEKAKSIGGDKGAAGNFDD; this is encoded by the coding sequence TTGACCTACTCCGCCGATTTCGAGAAAGCGCTGGCCGTCGGCCGGCCGCCCAATATCCGGAAGCTGTTCCCCAACTCGCGGGCCTTGCTGGTCAGCGGCAAGGTGATCGACCGCGCCATGCAGGCGCGCGGAAAGGCCATCACGATGGCCTGCAACGCCCGCAGCACGCTTGTCGCCCGCGGGGCGCTCATGGCGGCCCAGCGCGCCAACTGCCCGGTCATCATCGAGATCGCGAAGTCCGAGGGCGGGCAGAAGTCCTACTGCCCCGTCAGCTACTGGAACATGGCGACCTTCGTCGACGCGCTGTGCAACGAGATGGGCATCACGGTCCCGGTGGCGATCCACGCCGACCATTACGGGATCAAGGACGCCAAGGACCTCGCCGCCGCGATGACGGAAATCCCCACGATGTTCGAGGCGGGCATCACCTCGATCGCCGTCGACGCCTCCCACCAGCCCGACGACCTCAACCTGCTCGCCAATATTGCGGTCAACCCGCTCATCCCGTCGTGGGCGGGCCTCGAGACCGAGGTCGGCGAGATCAAGGGCGCATCCGGGCTCTCCACGCCCGAGGAAGCGCGCTTCCTGATCGGGGGGCTCAATGCCCGAGGCATCCACCCCGACTGGATCGCGCTCAACAACGGCACCTCCCACGGCCTCGAGGCGTCCGACGCCGGCATCCAGGTCGATCTCACCGCCAAGGTTCACCAGGCGATCGCCCCGTACAACGTCAGCGGCGCGCAGCACGGCACCTCGGGCAACAGCTCCGAGCGGCTGCGCGAGATCGCGAACCGCACCTCGACGACGAAGGCCAACGTCGCCACCGCGCTCCAGATGGTCTCGTGGGGTCTCGAGGTCAACGACTACGGCAACGCGCAGCTCGACGCGAACGGCAATTTCATCAAGGTGCCGGGCGAAGGGATGACCGAGGAACTTTGGGCCGAGATGGTCGCCTACGCGAATGATAAGGGATGGAGGAAGGGCGACTACAAGAGCCTGAACCTGCCGTTCGAGAACAAGCTTCTTGCGCAGCCCGCGGCGATACGCGAGCGGATGGCGAAGCGGGTCGCCGATTTCGCCTACGGCATGATGACCAACGTGTTCAACGCGAAGGACACGGCGCCGCTGGCGATCGACGCGATCCTGAAAGCCGGGTCGCACGACCTGGGCCCGAAGGGAACGCGGATCGAGGATCCGGCCGACTGGACCGACGCGCGCATCCACGAAAAGGCGAAGTCGATCGGCGGCGACAAGGGGGCGGCCGGCAACTTCGACGACTGA
- a CDS encoding NUDIX hydrolase, with protein MRYQNPVPTVDVIIETEGGIVLIRRKNPPPGWAIPGGFVDVGENVRDAAVREALEETGLRVTLTALLGVYSDPDRDPRQHTISTVFVGTAAGNPHGMDDAAEAGLFTEEKLPSPIAFDHAQILADYFRFRKTGERPL; from the coding sequence ATGAGGTATCAGAACCCGGTTCCGACGGTAGACGTCATCATCGAGACGGAGGGCGGCATCGTGCTGATCCGCCGGAAGAATCCGCCGCCGGGGTGGGCGATCCCGGGGGGCTTCGTGGACGTCGGGGAAAACGTCCGCGACGCGGCGGTGCGCGAGGCGCTCGAGGAGACGGGTCTCCGCGTCACCCTGACCGCGCTGCTTGGGGTCTATTCCGATCCCGATCGCGACCCGCGCCAGCACACGATCTCCACCGTCTTCGTCGGCACGGCCGCGGGCAACCCGCACGGGATGGACGACGCCGCAGAGGCGGGCCTGTTCACCGAGGAGAAGCTGCCTTCCCCGATCGCGTTCGACCACGCGCAGATCCTGGCGGACTACTTCCGCTTCAGGAAGACCGGGGAACGCCCGCTGTAA
- a CDS encoding sugar phosphate nucleotidyltransferase, with protein MKAVVMAGGFGTRLRPLTEKLPKPMAYVANRPMMEHVIRLLGKSGITDLDVLLYFFPEKISAYFGDGAPWGASMHYITAEADYGTAGAVKNGEERLTDTFMVISADIITDFDLSKAIAFHKAQKAACTIVLTRVPNPLQYGIVMTEDDGRINRFLEKPSWGEVFTDTINTGIYILEPEVLNLIPPKKNFDFSKNLFPAMLARGDRLMGYVAEGYWKDVGNLDEYLNVQLDVLSGKARVDVEGRLAGTTNVRIGEGSHVDYTAELKNVILGRDCRIGPGVVAENVSFGDGCVVEDGAVIQSSVVWPRTKIGKGARILENIIGADVEISEGAFLAERAVISDHCRIGRQATVKANVKVWPHKTVEDGAVLSASLIWGEKWSRSLFGVYGINGLANLEISPEFAAKLGAAFAATFGKKVMVSTSRDSHKTSRMINRAIMTGLLSVGVDVHDYGTTPLPVVRYLSRSRREEKGGIHARKSPFNPAWIDIKFFDENGLDIPVAHEKSVESLFFREDFVRAEMDETGEITFPVGGVETYVSGFLKTVNADAIRARAFNLVIDYSYGASTMIFPRILGQLGVETVALNAILDQARLTRTQEEFDRGLHHLTTIARSLAADFGVMLDAGGEKVFLVDEKGDLIPDWVALQVVTLLLCRQKRAGKIGVPVTASRNIEKIASKYGMEVIRTRTLPRSLVEAATREDVVFVGDGDGGYVFPKFQPAFDGMFAIVKLMELLAGEERTLSDIYREVAPTFLVRRKIPCAWENKGALMRTLTAHAKGKESQFVDGVKIFEGEDWVLIYPSQDEAYFHLCVESDERSKADQLADHYVDLFAGWSGAL; from the coding sequence ATGAAGGCTGTGGTGATGGCGGGCGGTTTCGGCACGCGGCTGCGTCCGCTGACCGAGAAACTGCCCAAGCCGATGGCGTACGTCGCGAATCGCCCCATGATGGAACATGTCATCCGCCTGCTCGGCAAGTCCGGCATCACCGATCTGGACGTCCTGCTCTACTTCTTCCCGGAAAAGATCAGCGCCTACTTCGGCGACGGCGCCCCCTGGGGGGCCTCCATGCACTACATCACGGCGGAAGCGGATTACGGGACCGCCGGCGCCGTAAAGAACGGCGAGGAGCGCCTGACCGACACCTTCATGGTCATCAGCGCCGACATCATCACCGACTTCGACCTGTCGAAGGCGATCGCCTTCCACAAGGCGCAGAAGGCGGCTTGCACCATCGTGCTCACCCGCGTCCCCAATCCGCTGCAGTACGGCATCGTCATGACCGAGGACGATGGCCGCATCAACCGCTTCCTCGAGAAGCCTTCCTGGGGCGAGGTGTTCACCGACACGATCAACACGGGCATCTACATCCTCGAGCCCGAGGTGCTGAATCTCATTCCCCCCAAAAAGAACTTCGATTTCAGCAAGAACCTTTTCCCCGCGATGCTGGCGCGCGGCGACCGGCTGATGGGCTACGTTGCGGAAGGGTACTGGAAAGACGTCGGCAACCTCGACGAATATCTCAACGTCCAGCTCGACGTGCTGTCGGGCAAGGCGAGGGTCGACGTCGAAGGGCGGCTGGCCGGGACCACCAACGTCCGGATCGGCGAGGGGTCCCACGTCGACTACACCGCCGAGCTGAAGAACGTCATCCTCGGTCGCGATTGCCGGATCGGACCGGGCGTCGTGGCCGAGAACGTCAGCTTCGGCGACGGCTGCGTCGTCGAGGACGGCGCGGTGATCCAGTCGAGCGTCGTGTGGCCCCGCACGAAGATCGGAAAAGGGGCCCGCATCCTCGAGAACATCATCGGCGCCGACGTCGAGATCTCCGAGGGGGCGTTCCTCGCCGAGCGGGCGGTGATCAGCGACCATTGCCGGATCGGGCGACAGGCGACGGTCAAGGCCAACGTCAAGGTGTGGCCGCACAAGACGGTCGAGGACGGCGCCGTCCTCTCCGCGTCGCTCATCTGGGGCGAGAAGTGGTCGCGGTCGCTGTTCGGAGTCTACGGCATCAACGGCCTGGCCAACCTCGAGATCTCCCCCGAGTTCGCCGCCAAGCTGGGGGCCGCCTTCGCGGCCACCTTCGGCAAGAAAGTGATGGTATCCACGAGCCGCGACAGCCACAAGACGTCCCGGATGATCAATCGCGCGATCATGACCGGCCTTCTTTCCGTGGGCGTCGACGTCCACGACTACGGCACGACGCCGCTGCCGGTCGTCCGCTACCTGTCGCGCAGCCGGCGCGAGGAGAAGGGGGGCATCCATGCGCGCAAGAGCCCCTTCAACCCGGCCTGGATCGACATCAAGTTCTTCGACGAAAACGGGCTCGACATCCCGGTGGCGCACGAGAAGAGCGTCGAATCGCTCTTCTTCCGCGAGGATTTCGTCCGGGCCGAGATGGACGAGACGGGCGAGATCACCTTTCCCGTGGGCGGCGTCGAGACCTACGTGAGCGGCTTCCTGAAGACCGTCAACGCCGACGCGATCCGCGCGCGCGCGTTCAACCTCGTCATCGACTATTCGTACGGGGCGTCGACGATGATCTTTCCCCGCATCCTGGGGCAGCTCGGCGTCGAGACGGTGGCGCTCAACGCGATCCTCGACCAGGCGCGGCTGACGCGCACGCAGGAGGAGTTCGACCGGGGGTTGCACCACCTGACCACGATCGCGCGCTCGCTCGCGGCCGACTTCGGGGTGATGCTCGACGCGGGGGGAGAGAAGGTGTTCCTCGTCGACGAGAAGGGCGACCTCATCCCCGACTGGGTCGCGCTCCAGGTCGTGACGCTCCTCCTTTGCCGCCAGAAGCGGGCGGGAAAGATCGGCGTGCCGGTCACCGCCTCCCGGAATATCGAGAAGATCGCGTCGAAGTACGGCATGGAGGTGATCCGCACGCGCACGCTGCCGCGATCGCTGGTCGAAGCCGCCACGCGGGAGGACGTCGTCTTCGTCGGCGACGGCGACGGCGGATACGTGTTCCCGAAATTCCAGCCGGCCTTCGACGGCATGTTCGCCATCGTCAAGCTGATGGAGCTTCTGGCCGGCGAGGAGCGGACGCTTTCCGATATCTACCGCGAGGTTGCGCCGACGTTCCTGGTCCGGCGGAAGATCCCCTGCGCGTGGGAGAACAAGGGCGCCCTCATGCGAACGCTGACCGCGCACGCCAAGGGGAAAGAGAGCCAGTTCGTCGACGGGGTCAAGATCTTCGAGGGCGAAGACTGGGTGCTCATCTACCCGAGCCAGGACGAGGCCTATTTCCACCTGTGCGTCGAGTCCGACGAGCGCAGCAAGGCCGATCAGCTGGCCGACCATTACGTCGACCTGTTCGCCGGATGGAGCGGCGCGCTGTGA
- a CDS encoding MBL fold metallo-hydrolase yields the protein MTGVESVYRVHVLPVGPLQENCAIVEHIASRTAAAIDPGDEGESILSFLAERGLALTTILVTHGHFDHVGAVGLLKERTGAKVHAHAADVDLIRQASAHGALYGIPVDPVPPPDVLVEDGDTVAFGDDGFRVLHTPGHSAGSVTFVLAGHAFVGDLIFAGSIGRTDLPGGALPDLMRSVREKIFTLGDAVTLIPGHGPDTTVGREKRSNPFFAGDRGGR from the coding sequence GTGACAGGCGTCGAGAGCGTCTACCGGGTCCACGTCCTGCCGGTCGGCCCGCTCCAGGAGAACTGCGCGATCGTCGAGCACATCGCGTCCCGGACGGCCGCTGCGATCGATCCTGGCGACGAGGGCGAGTCGATCCTCTCCTTTCTCGCCGAACGGGGGCTGGCGCTGACGACGATCCTGGTGACGCATGGCCACTTCGACCACGTCGGGGCGGTCGGCCTCCTCAAGGAGCGGACCGGGGCGAAGGTCCACGCTCACGCGGCCGATGTCGACCTGATCCGGCAGGCATCGGCGCACGGCGCGCTTTACGGCATCCCGGTCGATCCGGTGCCGCCCCCCGACGTATTGGTGGAAGACGGCGACACGGTGGCTTTCGGCGACGACGGATTCCGGGTGCTTCATACCCCCGGGCATTCTGCGGGCAGCGTCACCTTCGTGCTCGCCGGCCACGCCTTCGTCGGCGACCTGATCTTCGCGGGCTCGATCGGCCGAACCGACCTGCCGGGCGGGGCGCTGCCCGACCTGATGCGATCGGTCCGGGAAAAGATCTTCACGCTGGGGGACGCGGTCACGCTGATCCCGGGACACGGCCCCGACACGACGGTCGGGCGCGAGAAGCGGAGCAATCCTTTTTTCGCGGGCGATCGGGGCGGGCGATGA
- the coaBC gene encoding bifunctional phosphopantothenoylcysteine decarboxylase/phosphopantothenate--cysteine ligase CoaBC, with the protein MLAGKEIVLGVTGGIAAYKACEIIREFRKGGASVHVVLTASGAQFITALTLQTLSGNPVVTDLFNLVSESEIGHISLAQRADLLLVAPATANILGKIRNGIADDMLSTVVMATDAPVLVAPAMNSQMYASCAVRENIEVLRARGVHFVDPGEGELACGTFGPGRLADPARIVEMVRILLSDKPLSGKKVVVSAGPTTEPVDPVRFLTNRSSGKMGYALARVARRLGASVTLVSGPVALPDPFFVETVRVASAAQMRDAVLAASERADVVVMAAAVADFRAADAPTRKIKKEAFAGTIALVPTVDILAELGEDKGNRVLIGFAAETGDPEENARGKLSRKHLDAIVANDVSRADIGFGADENEVRLFLSGGASVEIPRADKESVAESILTTLCARGVIA; encoded by the coding sequence GTGCTGGCGGGCAAGGAGATCGTGCTCGGGGTGACGGGGGGCATCGCGGCCTACAAGGCGTGCGAGATCATTCGCGAATTCAGGAAGGGCGGGGCGAGTGTCCACGTCGTGCTGACGGCCTCGGGAGCGCAGTTCATCACGGCGCTGACGCTCCAGACGCTGTCGGGCAACCCGGTCGTGACCGACCTGTTCAACCTGGTCTCCGAATCCGAAATCGGGCACATTTCGCTCGCGCAGCGGGCCGACCTCTTGCTCGTGGCGCCCGCGACCGCCAACATCCTCGGCAAGATCCGGAACGGCATCGCCGACGACATGCTCTCGACCGTGGTGATGGCCACCGACGCGCCGGTGCTGGTCGCCCCGGCCATGAACTCGCAGATGTATGCCTCGTGCGCGGTCCGGGAGAACATCGAGGTGCTCCGCGCCCGCGGCGTCCACTTCGTCGACCCGGGCGAAGGCGAGCTGGCGTGCGGCACGTTCGGGCCCGGGCGGCTGGCCGATCCGGCCCGCATCGTAGAGATGGTCCGCATCCTGCTGTCCGACAAGCCGCTATCGGGGAAGAAGGTCGTGGTCAGCGCGGGCCCCACCACCGAGCCGGTCGACCCGGTCCGTTTCCTGACCAACCGCTCCTCGGGAAAGATGGGCTACGCCCTGGCGCGCGTCGCCCGCCGGCTCGGCGCGTCGGTCACGCTCGTCTCGGGTCCCGTCGCGCTGCCCGACCCGTTTTTCGTCGAGACGGTGCGCGTCGCGTCCGCGGCCCAGATGCGCGATGCGGTGCTGGCGGCGTCCGAGCGTGCCGATGTCGTGGTGATGGCGGCCGCGGTCGCCGATTTCCGCGCGGCCGATGCGCCGACGCGCAAGATCAAGAAAGAGGCCTTCGCGGGAACGATCGCGCTGGTTCCCACGGTCGATATCCTGGCCGAACTGGGGGAAGACAAGGGAAATCGCGTCCTGATCGGTTTCGCGGCCGAGACCGGCGATCCCGAGGAAAACGCGCGGGGAAAGCTGTCCCGGAAACATCTCGACGCGATCGTCGCCAACGACGTCTCCCGCGCCGACATCGGCTTCGGCGCCGACGAGAACGAGGTCCGCCTCTTCCTGTCCGGCGGCGCGTCGGTCGAGATTCCGCGGGCCGACAAGGAGTCGGTCGCCGAATCGATCTTGACGACGCTCTGCGCGAGAGGGGTCATCGCATGA
- a CDS encoding uracil-DNA glycosylase: protein MTSPRVTPAFVAEYLAEIGVAFVPKTPGKRPSKPAPAGADVPAGAAGNAGAIPADAPGTLDALRVEALACRRCPLRDQATQVVFGVGNPHARLMFIGEGPGADEDAQGEPFVGAAGKRLNTWIPRLGLLREDVYIANIVKCRPPGNRAPLPGEAEVCTPWLERQIALIRPEAICLLGSTALRFLLGGEPKITRERGQWREYQGIPVLPTYHPAYILRDPRREEEVFQDMATLKGWLDAR from the coding sequence ATGACGTCCCCGCGCGTGACGCCGGCGTTCGTCGCCGAATATCTCGCCGAGATCGGCGTCGCGTTCGTGCCGAAAACGCCCGGGAAGCGGCCTTCGAAGCCCGCCCCGGCCGGGGCCGACGTTCCTGCCGGGGCCGCGGGGAATGCCGGCGCGATTCCGGCCGATGCGCCCGGTACGCTCGACGCGCTCCGGGTCGAGGCGCTGGCATGCCGCCGCTGCCCGCTGCGCGACCAGGCGACGCAGGTTGTTTTCGGCGTCGGCAACCCGCACGCCCGCCTGATGTTCATCGGGGAAGGGCCCGGTGCCGACGAGGATGCGCAGGGCGAGCCGTTCGTGGGAGCGGCCGGCAAGCGGCTTAACACCTGGATTCCGCGGCTGGGGCTTTTGCGCGAGGACGTCTACATCGCCAACATCGTGAAATGCCGTCCGCCCGGGAATCGCGCTCCGCTGCCGGGCGAGGCCGAGGTCTGCACCCCGTGGCTCGAACGGCAGATCGCGCTTATCCGGCCCGAGGCGATCTGCCTGCTAGGCTCGACCGCGCTAAGGTTCCTTCTCGGGGGTGAACCCAAGATCACCCGGGAGCGGGGGCAATGGCGGGAGTACCAGGGAATCCCGGTCCTCCCGACCTATCACCCGGCCTACATCCTGCGCGATCCCCGCCGGGAGGAAGAGGTGTTCCAGGATATGGCGACGCTGAAGGGGTGGCTCGATGCCCGTTGA
- a CDS encoding class I SAM-dependent rRNA methyltransferase, which translates to MPVEEGGALPLVRVSRRAEERINAGHAWIFGDDLRETPPGVALGTWVRVESRSGLPLGTAMLNLQSRIALRIVSRETISPGRDFIARRLREARERRSAAGWGDETAMRLCFSEADAMPGLVVDRFGDVLSVQILTAGMETYREEILAELVASHHPRLVYERSEGGARKHEGLPERKGPVFGEGSSESLIETDGVRFLVDVERGPKTGFFLDQRANRRIVRDLAGGRSVLDGFCSTGGFGLYALAGGASDVLAVDSSDYAIEAARGNAERNGYSSRWEGRAANLFQELRDLSASGRRFGLVVLDPPAFAKAREGREGAIRGYRDVNRLGLSLLSPGGLLATASCTQLVDLPMWKEALRGAAADARADLELVAAGGPPPDHPVLLGMPETDYLKFAVWRKRLP; encoded by the coding sequence ATGCCCGTTGAAGAAGGGGGCGCGCTCCCGCTTGTCCGCGTCAGCCGACGGGCCGAGGAGCGGATCAACGCAGGCCACGCCTGGATCTTCGGCGACGACCTGCGCGAGACGCCGCCCGGCGTCGCGCTTGGAACCTGGGTTCGAGTCGAGTCGCGGTCGGGCCTCCCGCTCGGCACGGCGATGCTCAACCTGCAAAGCCGGATTGCACTCCGGATCGTCTCGCGGGAGACGATCTCGCCGGGCCGTGACTTTATTGCCCGCCGCCTCCGCGAGGCACGCGAGCGCAGGTCTGCCGCCGGGTGGGGGGACGAGACGGCGATGCGGCTGTGCTTTTCCGAGGCCGACGCGATGCCCGGCCTCGTCGTCGACCGGTTCGGCGACGTTCTTTCCGTCCAGATCCTCACCGCGGGGATGGAGACTTATCGGGAGGAGATCCTCGCGGAACTCGTCGCGTCGCACCATCCGCGCCTGGTCTATGAGCGCTCCGAGGGGGGCGCGCGGAAGCACGAGGGATTGCCCGAGCGCAAAGGGCCCGTTTTCGGGGAAGGGTCGTCGGAGTCTCTCATCGAGACCGACGGGGTCCGTTTTCTCGTCGACGTCGAGCGGGGGCCCAAGACCGGTTTCTTCCTCGACCAGCGGGCGAACCGGCGGATCGTCCGGGACCTCGCGGGGGGCCGCTCCGTGCTCGACGGCTTCTGCTCGACCGGCGGCTTCGGGCTCTACGCTCTGGCAGGAGGGGCCTCCGACGTGCTCGCGGTCGATTCTTCCGACTACGCCATCGAGGCCGCGCGCGGGAATGCCGAACGCAACGGCTATTCCTCCCGGTGGGAGGGACGGGCCGCCAACCTCTTCCAGGAGCTTCGCGACTTGTCGGCCTCGGGCCGCCGCTTCGGGCTCGTGGTGCTCGATCCGCCGGCGTTCGCCAAGGCGCGGGAGGGCCGCGAGGGGGCGATCCGCGGTTACCGCGACGTCAACCGGCTCGGGCTGTCGCTGCTTTCGCCCGGCGGATTGCTGGCCACCGCGTCCTGCACCCAGCTGGTCGACCTTCCGATGTGGAAGGAAGCATTGCGCGGCGCCGCCGCCGACGCGCGTGCCGACCTCGAACTCGTGGCCGCCGGCGGGCCTCCGCCCGACCATCCGGTGCTGCTCGGCATGCCCGAGACCGACTACCTCAAGTTTGCCGTCTGGAGGAAAAGGCTTCCATGA
- a CDS encoding nodulation protein NfeD, with amino-acid sequence MKRVIPFLIALLLLPGFRAGAVSGNTATPPVLVATIAASINPVTADYLSSAIARAEEEHAGLLVVELDTPGGLESAMRQMVRGILGSRVPVAVYVSPSGARAASAGVLVTLASDVAAMAPGTNIGAAHPVGIGGGTMDNTMAGKVENDSAAYARSLAARKGRNPAWAESAVRKSASLTEREALDNGVIDLVSPSLAVLLAQVDGRTVRKETGNVTLRTRDARVVRYPMDFRHRALSALADPNIAYILLMVGIYGLFFELSNPGAVFPGVVGGISLILGFYAMQTLSADYAGLLMILLGVVLFLLEVKVHSYGTLSIGGTVAMLLGTLMLFRTSADPWLRISWSVVGTMVGVSVLFFSAVVRLVVKSRRAQPMTGSEGMIGAVGEARADFDAAGRGKVFVQGEQWDARCDRPVSRGDAVTVSGREGMTLRVQPVPQRQQTN; translated from the coding sequence ATGAAGCGCGTGATCCCATTCCTCATCGCACTGCTCCTCCTGCCGGGATTCCGGGCAGGGGCGGTCTCCGGCAATACGGCGACACCCCCGGTATTGGTGGCGACGATCGCCGCGTCGATCAACCCGGTGACGGCCGACTATCTTTCAAGCGCGATCGCCCGCGCCGAGGAAGAGCATGCGGGTCTTCTGGTCGTCGAACTCGACACGCCCGGCGGGCTCGAAAGCGCGATGCGCCAGATGGTGCGCGGCATTCTCGGGTCGCGCGTCCCGGTCGCCGTCTACGTGTCGCCCTCCGGGGCACGGGCCGCGTCGGCCGGTGTGCTCGTCACGCTGGCTTCCGATGTCGCGGCGATGGCGCCCGGCACCAATATCGGGGCGGCGCATCCGGTCGGTATCGGCGGCGGGACGATGGACAACACGATGGCCGGCAAGGTCGAGAACGATTCGGCCGCCTATGCCCGGTCGCTGGCGGCGCGCAAGGGCCGCAATCCCGCCTGGGCCGAGAGCGCCGTCCGGAAGAGCGCGTCGCTGACCGAGCGCGAGGCGCTCGACAACGGGGTGATCGACCTGGTCTCCCCGAGCCTGGCCGTCCTGCTGGCGCAGGTCGACGGCCGGACGGTCCGCAAGGAGACCGGGAACGTCACGCTCCGGACGCGGGACGCCCGGGTCGTCCGCTACCCGATGGATTTCCGCCATCGGGCGCTTTCCGCGCTGGCCGACCCGAACATCGCGTACATCCTGCTGATGGTCGGCATCTACGGACTCTTCTTCGAGCTGTCCAACCCCGGCGCCGTGTTTCCCGGCGTGGTGGGCGGCATCTCACTGATCCTGGGCTTCTATGCCATGCAGACGCTTTCGGCCGATTACGCGGGCCTTCTCATGATCCTGCTGGGCGTCGTCCTGTTCCTGCTCGAGGTGAAGGTGCATTCCTACGGCACGCTGTCGATCGGCGGGACGGTCGCCATGCTCCTCGGCACCCTCATGCTCTTCCGCACCTCGGCCGATCCCTGGCTGCGCATCTCCTGGAGCGTCGTGGGGACGATGGTCGGCGTCTCCGTCCTCTTCTTCTCGGCGGTCGTCCGGCTCGTGGTCAAAAGCCGGCGGGCGCAGCCGATGACCGGGTCCGAGGGGATGATCGGGGCGGTCGGCGAGGCGCGCGCCGATTTCGACGCGGCCGGCCGGGGGAAGGTCTTCGTCCAGGGCGAGCAGTGGGACGCGCGCTGCGACCGGCCCGTCTCGCGCGGGGACGCCGTGACCGTCTCGGGCCGCGAAGGGATGACGCTCCGGGTGCAACCCGTCCCGCAACGGCAACAAACGAACTGA
- a CDS encoding slipin family protein — translation MPIYLALLVLVVLFLYNAIKILNEYERGVVFRLGRVIGAKGPGLILLIPGIDKMVRVGLRVVALDVPAQDVITRDNVSIKVSAVVYFRVIDPNRAIISVENYLYATSQLAQTTLRSVCGQANLDELLSEREKINDHVQEILDKDTEPWGVKVAKVEVKQIDLPQEMQRAMAKQAEAERERRAKVIGAEGEFQAAQKLTDAAEIIGTHPIALQLRYLQTLREVAAENNSTTIFPVPIDLFTPFIDMAKRMVAAPPAPVAVTAPEKAQAPNAEG, via the coding sequence ATGCCCATCTATCTCGCGCTCCTCGTACTCGTGGTGCTGTTTCTCTACAACGCCATCAAGATCCTCAACGAATACGAGCGCGGAGTCGTCTTCCGGCTAGGGCGCGTGATCGGGGCCAAGGGGCCCGGCCTCATCCTGCTGATCCCCGGCATCGACAAGATGGTGCGCGTGGGCTTGCGGGTCGTGGCGCTCGACGTGCCGGCCCAGGACGTCATCACGCGCGACAACGTGTCGATCAAGGTGAGCGCGGTCGTCTATTTCCGGGTCATCGATCCCAACCGGGCGATCATCAGCGTCGAGAACTACCTGTATGCGACCTCGCAGCTTGCGCAGACGACGCTGCGCTCGGTCTGCGGGCAGGCGAACCTCGACGAACTCCTCTCCGAGCGAGAGAAGATCAACGACCACGTGCAGGAGATCCTCGACAAGGACACCGAGCCCTGGGGCGTCAAGGTGGCCAAGGTCGAGGTGAAGCAGATCGACCTGCCGCAGGAGATGCAGCGGGCGATGGCAAAGCAGGCCGAGGCCGAGCGCGAGCGGCGAGCGAAGGTCATCGGGGCCGAAGGCGAATTCCAGGCGGCCCAGAAGCTGACCGACGCGGCCGAGATCATCGGCACCCATCCGATCGCCCTCCAGCTCCGCTACCTGCAGACGCTGCGGGAGGTGGCAGCGGAGAACAATTCGACGACGATCTTCCCGGTGCCGATCGACCTGTTCACGCCATTCATCGATATGGCGAAGCGCATGGTTGCCGCGCCCCCGGCGCCCGTAGCCGTGACCGCCCCCGAAAAGGCGCAGGCTCCGAACGCCGAAGGTTGA